TAACGTGGTACCACCTTACTTTTCAAGTTGCTCACACAAACTTGACTCAGTAAGTCATCATCGAACATGACTTTAGCAGGTTAACGACTGCCATTTCGTTACTAGCTTGTTTATCGCACCACTCACTAGTAAAACTCTGAGACCATGGTTCAATAGCTCATTTTGCTTCTTTCCACCAGCTGAAGCTCTCTCGTAAAATTGCACTATTTACTTCTTCTCTTCATCGTTTTCACATTTAATTTTAATCAATTATACTCGATGCTATTGTGGAAAGCAATATGCTTTTAGTTTTAATTCGAATAAAAAATATTTAGTTGTCTCAATTAAGCTTTCAACTGTTCAATAACCGCCTGAGTAAACTCAGTGGTCGTAGTCGTGCCGCCTAAATCTGCCGTGACCGTGCCCGCGTTCATGACAGCCTCGCAAGCTGCTTCAATCCGATCCGCAATGTCATGGAGACCGAATGACTGTCTTAACATCAATGCTGCTGATAAGATCATCGATACAGGATTGGCAATATTTTTACCAGCTATATCAGGAGCAGAGCCATGGATTGGTTCATATAAGGACACCCCAGATTCACTATGGCTAGCACTTGGTAAGACGCCCAACGTTCCCGGTAAAACAGATGCTTCATCACTTAAAATATCGCCAAATAGATTCTCTGTGACAATAACATCAAATGATGTCGGTTTTTGGACAATCAACATGGCTGCTGCATCCACATACAAATGCGATACCGTTACATCTGGGTAGTCACTAGCAATCTCGTTTACTGTTTTCCGCCACAACTTACTTGCGGCGAGAACATTGGCTTTATCAACGGATACTAATTTTTTCTGACGTGATTGCGCAATGTCAAACGCTGCTCGGACAATCCGTTCAATCTCATAACGTTGGTAACGACTCGTATCATATGCTTCTTCTGCACCCAAGTGGCGCGGTTCACCAAAATAAATCCCGCCTGTCAATTCACGAACGACCACAAAATCTGTGCCACTAACAATCTTTTCTTTCAAGGGTGAAAAAGGCAATAACGCATCAGAGACACGTATGGGGCGAATATTAGCAAATAAGTTTAAGGCTTTTCGTAACTGCAACAGGCCTTGTTCAGGGCGTTTCACTGCATCATCCCATTTCGGTCCACCAATGGCTCCTAATAGAATTGCATCTGCCTCTTGGCAGGCCACTAATGTCTCTTGTGGCAAGGGATCACCTGCTTGATCAATACCTGCTCCACCGAATGGGTAGGCAGTAAATTCGAACGTGATGTCTGTTTTCTCAACTGCTGCTTGTAAGACGGCAATGGCACTCGACATGATTTCTGGTCCAATACCGTCTCCTTCTAGAACAACGATTTTTTTAGGCATATTAGGCTCCTCGCTTTGCTTTTAAAATACCGCTCGCTTGAACATAAGCTTTTGCACAGGCTTGTAGAACGTCAAAGTCCACGCCAATACCATTGACCTGTTCCTTAGTCGCTTCGTCTTCAATTGTGACACGTACTTCTGCCTGCGCATCTTCACCACTAGTTAATGCTACAATCTTGAAGTGTGTTAAGGTTGGATGCTGATCGAAAACATGGTCAATTGAATTGTAAATGGCTTGAATACTTCCTGATCCAACGGCAGAAGCCACTTTTTCTTGGCCTTCTGTATCTTTAATAGAAACAATTGCACCTTGATGGCCATTTGAAACATACTGCAATTGCACAGCTTCCAAGTGGTAGGCTTCATCGCCTGAACGAACTTGGTCAGCAACCAGTGCCAACAAGTCTTCGTCAGTCACTTGTTTCTTCTTATCAGCCAAATCCTTGAAGCGCTTGAAGAGTGCATTTGTTTCTTCTTCGGTTACAGTATAACCGAGTTCTGCCAGTTTCGTTGTAAAGGCATGACGTCCCGATAGTTTACCCAGCGGCAAAGCATTGTTATGCACACCAACCAATTGTGGGGTAATAATTTCATAGGTTTCTGGATTTTTCAGAACACCATCTTGATGAATACCTGATTCATGAGCGTAGGCATTGCCGCCAATAACTGCTTTGTTACGTGGAACAGCCATACCAGACAAACGTGAAACCAAGTCACTAGTTCGTTTGGTTTCATTCAACACAATGGATGATTCACACTGGTAATGGTCTTTACGAATATGAAGAGCAATCGCCACTTCTTCTAGCGCTGTATTACCCGCCCGTTCGCCGATACCATTAACCGTGCCCTCGACTCGATTAGCGCCATTTTCAATTGCTGCAAGCGCATTGGCAGTCGCCATCCCCAAATCATCATGACAATGGGAAGAGAAAATAATCTCTTGATCACTCTTAATATTAGAAATAAGAAAGGCAAACAGTTCCCCATATTCCTTGGGATTAGAATAGCCGACTGTATCGGGAACATTAATAATAGTCGCACCCGCATCAATCGCCGTTTGAACAGCCTCTAGCAAAAAGTCACGGTCAGAGCGTGTCGCATCTTCTGGTGAAAACTGAACTTTTTCAAACAAACTGCGTGCATGGGAGACGTGTTCCTTAATAGAAGCGATAACCTCTTCTTTAGTCATCTTCAGTTTATCGCGCATATGGATATTACTGGTCGCTAGAAAAACATGAATTTGTGGGAATTTCGCTTCTTTCAACGCTTCATAAGCACGGTCGATGTCTTTCTTTTGACATCTAGCCAATCCCGCAACAGTCATTGTAGTTGCAGCTTTTGCGATTGCTTGAACCGCTTCAAAGTCCCCCTGAGAAGTAATTGGAAAGCCAGCTTCAATCGTATTGATTCCCCATTTTTCTAGTTGCAAGGCAATTTGAACTTTTTCCTTCGTGTTAAAGTTAACCCCTGGTGTTTGTTCGCCATCTCTTAGGCTCGTATCAAAAAATTGAATCTGTCTCATATTATTCTCTCCTCATTTTCTCATTTATTTAGAATAAAAAAATAGCACTGCGTCAAAGTGTAATTACTTTAAGCAATGCTAAGCAGACCCTTTAGTTATCCGTTTTTAACGTCTAATAAAGTGTCTGCTAGTTTAATAATAAGTTTGCAAAAGATACTGCGGTTGGTTTTATCATTAGAATCACCTAATCAAATTTTAATCGTTTTAAGCAATTTAACCTAAATGTTGCTGATTGTCAATCTTATCGGTGTTTTTTTTTGACAATAGTCCTAATAATCGTCGGAAGTTATTAATTTACTAGCAGAAAATGGTATACTTGAACAGATAAATTAAATGGCATAGGAGATTGAGCAATGGGAATTAAAGCGATTGTCCTTGATATGGACGGAACATTACTAACATCTGAAAAGAAAATTTCACCAAAAACAAAAGAGGCATTGTTAGATGCGCAAAAAAATGGCCTGAAAGTAATTCTAGCATCCGGTCGTCCTACTTTAGGAATGCGGGAAGCAGCTCGTGAACTAGAACTAGCAGAAAATAATGGCTTTATTTTGTCATATAACGGATCAATGGTAACTGATTGTACAACAAACGAGGTTTTGTTTAACCAACCAATGTCGATTGAAACAGGTCAAGCGATGCTAAATCACTTGAAGCAGTTTGATGTTATTCCAATGATCGTGAAGGATACACATTTATTTGTAAATGATGTTTACAACTTTATCGAAGGAATGCTAGATGAGCCTTTCAATGTTATTAAATACGAAGCAGAAATTGGAACGTTTAAGTTGTGTGAGATGGACGATTTAGCAGCCTTTGCTGATTTCCCACTGAATAAGATTTTAGTGGCTGGTCATCCAGACTATTTAGAAGCGGTACATAAAGATATCCATACACCATTTGCTGACACAGCAACAGGCGTATTCTCTGCACCTTTCTATTTTGAGTTAACAGCCAAAGACATTAGTAAAGCGCATGCTCTACATACGGTTTTAGCTGACAGTGGGATTACAGCTGACGAGGTCATTTCCTTTGGAGACAGCCAAAACGACCGCTCTATTATTGATTACGCTGGTATCGGCGTTGCTATGGGGAACGCCACTGATGAAATTAAAGGCGCAGCTGACCACATTACGCTATCCAATGACGAAGACGGTATTGCTGTCGCACTTGAAAAATTCTTATAGGATATTAAAAAAGCCATCCAAAAATTGGATGGCTTTTTCTGTTTGATTAATTTCAGAGAATTTTTTTCTTAAACGTTACAAATCCGCCTTACTTTCTACTTATTTTTGAAGGTATAATCTTGCATCTCTAATTCTTTAATCCCTAATAATACTAATCCTTGGTAATAATCATCTTGAAAATCTTCTGAATTGGTTATCACTACTTCTTTTCCATAAGAAAAGACCAGCAGCAGATTTTCTTTAATCGTTTCTAACTCAATTCTTCTCATTACACTAGCCTTCGTATATAGAATTAGTTCATTCGGGTCATACATTGTTATAATTGTTTGAATAATTTGTTCACAAATGTACATTATGTTCGATTTCTCAGACAAAGGAAAGGTGAAATCATTAAAAACAGGTAGATGTTGAGTTTCACCACTCAGTCCAGTACTCCCATGATATATATAATCATCAAAAACTAAGGCTGTTCTGGGAGGATAGTGTTCTGGAAAGTATAAGCCAGAAACGATGATCGAATCTGGCTTAGCTTTAGTATGCTTATAACCAAAGACGGCAGCATTAATGTCGTTTTCGATGATTACAGGAAGTGCAAATCGCTCTTCAATTTTTTTATGTAAGATTATCCCCTTCATTGTTTCCGCATCAACTACTGTTAAGATACTAGACATATCCATTCCAGGTAACCCAATAGAAATCATTTTTATATTAGGGAACTTACGACAGTACGACTGAATACAACTTTCAATTGAATCCCAGTCTGTCATCTGCAAAATATCCTCTTCGCAAGCCAATCGATCGCCATACAAATTAACGACAGATACATGGGTTTTAATTTCTTTATCCTCTTCAATGTAGAGCATGACTAAACACAACTGATGATTTTGGTTAAGTTGATAAACAGCTGCTCGGCGTCCACCCGTTACAATCGGATTCGTCATCTCCAACACTTGTCCGCCTTCAACCATTTCGGGAATCAGTTTATTGATCGTTACCACACTTAACCCACTTTGCTTCGATAATTGATTTTTCGTCATTGGTTGACGCTCTTCTTTTAAAATGCGTTTTAAAAAATGAATATTATGTTGCTTAACATGTGCTGGACCGTACGAATACATAGCAAACCTCTCTTTTTCTTACATTTACATTAGAATAACAGAAATAATTTAGATAAACATCTTTATTAATAACCTTTATGATGATAGAATGACTTTATTAAACGATGGAGGATGTTATCTTGTTAAAAAGTGAAAAAGAAAAGATGATTGCTGGCGAATATTACCGACCAGCTGACCCTGAATTAGCAACAGACCGTAAACAGGCACGAGCAAACATGAAAGCGATTAATCATTGCGACGATACTGATCAACGTACAGCATTGATTAAAAATAGTTTTGGAAGTAGCGGTGAAGATGTGTATATCGAGCCAACGATTGCTTTTGACTATGGTTATAACATCCATGTCGGTGAGCACTTTTATGCAAACTTTAATGCCACACTACTAGATGTTTGTCCCATTCACTTTGGCAATAATTGTATGCTAGCTCCAAATGTTCAATTATATACAGCAACCCATCCTCTCGACCCTCTTGAACGAAACAGTGGTGTGGAATTTGGTAAGCCAATTACAATTGGAAATAATGTGTGGATTGGCGGTGGTGCGATTATTTTACCAGGTGTGACCCTGGGGGATAATGTCGTTGTTGGAGCCGGCTCAGTTGTCACAAAATCATTCCCAAATAATGTCGCTATTGCAGGAAATCCTGCGCGAATTATAAAAGAAATCGAGGTATAAGAAATGAAAATTGAGCATATTGGGTTATGGGTGAAGGGTTTAGAAAAAATGAGAGAGTTTTATAACCGCTATTTCGATTCAGTAAGCAATGAAATCTGATTGAACTAATGGCGGACTATGAATAGACTAAGGAGCGATACTCTCATGGGTAAAAATAGTATTAGAGAAAAAAACAGAACTCTTATCCAGCGAACGTTGTTCCAGCACAAGCGTATGTTCGCTTCAGATTTAGTTAAGGAAACAGGGATTAGTATGGTAACCATTAACTCTCTTTTAAAAGAATTAATGGAGTCTGGTAGCATTTATGAAGGTGAATTAGTCCAACGTGATATTGGTCGTCCTGCGATTGAATACCACTTTAACGATAACTATTCTCACGCCCTTCTTTTGGCGATATTGGAAAAAAATGGTCAATTGATATTAAAAGCCGAGTGTGTGGATTTAGATGGTACTGTTTTAGCTAAAGATGAATTTGGTTTTAACCATAAATCTTTAAATGATTTTTTAGATCTGTTGAGTGCCTTGTTGAACAATCATCCAAATGTTGAACGAATTGGTCTCTTATTTCCAGGGAAAGTTCACGATGGTATCATCCAATCTGGTTACGGCGTCGTCTTTGATGGCTGGCCAATCGTTGAAGCAGTCAAGATAGTGACCGATTTGCCTTTCTATGTCCAAAATGATGCTCATCTCGTTACCATTGGCCATTGTATACAGAATATGATTCCCTTTGATGAAACGATTGTCGGCATTTATTACCCAAATACAAGTATGCCAGGCGTGACTATCTTCACCAATGGTCAACTTTTAGAAGGCCATCTATCGCTAGCTGGTGAAGCAAAGTACCTACCCTTTCTCATCGATGCCAAACCGCCGCAATCGAACGAGGAGCATATTGAGCGCTTGACTCAATTAATCGGCATTTATAATGTAACGATTGCACCTCATCGCTTTGTTTTATCTTCCAATTATTGGGAGATTGGAAAAGTAGTCGATCAATTAAACAACCACCCCGATATTTCTAGACAGCCTAATCGAACTGACTTTGAATTTGTTACAGATTATGAAGCTGCCATGTCTTTAGGCTTACGCTGGCTCATTTATCAAGATACTCCTTTTCATTTATCCGTTTAAAAAAAGGAATGCAGAACGCTTTCGAAGCGCTCTGCATTTCTTTTTAGATTAGGTGTACGATACAGCAGATTTTCATCTCTTTTTTAGCCAATAATCGCATCTCGTGTGACATTAACGAAAGACACTTCTACCATGTCATAACGGTGATGAACGACTGAATACTCAACTGGCGTGCCTTTTTCTAAAAACATTACTTTTACGACCTCTAAGACTGGATCATCTGCTCGACAATCGAGATGAGTTTGGTCTTCTTGATTAGGTTTGACAGCCCGAACAGTTTGACGGTTATCACCAAAAATAATGCCCAGTTCATGCTGCATATAATCATACAAAGATTGGCTGAGAACTTCGGTTGTAATGTTTGGTACCAGCTTTATGGGGATAATCGTATGTTCCAAAGAATAAGGCTTATCATCGAGAATACGCAGTCTTGCAATTGCGTAAACTGGTTCTTCTTGAGAGATGCTTAATTGCACTGCCTCTTCTTCATCTGGAAAACGAACATTGAAATCTAATAAGTTAAAAAACATCCTCAATCTGTTTTGATTGAGGATGTCTCTTTTAAATCATGTTGCTAGGATCTAACCATTTTTGAAGATTTTCTTTAGTTGCATAGTTCAATGAAACTGCAGCCTCTTCTAAATTGGTTCCTTCTTCAAGAGCTTTATGAGCAATTTCAGCTGCTTTTTCGTAGCCAATATGAGGCGTCAGTGCTGTCACTAACATGAGCGATGACGAAACCAAGTCTGCCATACGATTTTCGTTAATGACTAAGCCTTGAAGGCATTTTTCTCTAAACGATTGCATGCTGTCTGCTAATAAGGTGACCGATTGCAGGAAGTTATGAATAATGACTGGTTTATAAACATTCAACTCAAAATTCCCTTGGCTAGCTGCCATTTGAATGGTCGTATCATTTCCCATAACTTGTGTCACAACCATAGTCAGTGCCTCTGCTTGGGTTGGATTCACCTTACCCGGCATAATAGAGCTACCCGGTTCATTACTTGGCAATGTTAATTCACCCAAACCACTACGGGGACCACTTGCTAGCCAACGAATATCATTCGCAATCTTCATCACATCACTAGCCAAGGCACGCATCGCACCGTGAACATAACTAAGTGGTTGATGGCTTGTCAGTGCAAAAAACTTATTAGCTTCACTTGTTAAAGGCAGGCCTGTTAGATTAGCCAATTCATGAGAAACGCTGTCTCCGAATTCTAACGAAGCGTTAATACCTGTTCCAACAGCTGTTCCGCCAATAGCAAGAGGGCTGATTGATGCTAAACTTGTCTGAATAGCAACCAAACTATGTTCAATCATACTCTTCCAGCCACTCACTTCCTGTCCAAAGGTTAAAGGCGTTGCATCCTGTAAGTGCGTTCGTCCAATTTTGACTGTTTTTAGATAGCGATTTTCTAAATCGCCTAGCTCGTTTATCCAAGCCGCTAATTCTGGTAATAAATCTCTTGCAACTGCTTGATAAGCCGCAATGTGCATAGCCGTTGGAAAGACATCGTTAGAACTTTGCGATAAGTTAACATGGTCATTCGGATGAATCGGCGCTTCATCGGATGAAGCTAGGTGGGCAATCACTTCATTAACGTTCATATTGGTTTGAGTACCACTACCTGTCTGCCACAAACTAAGCGGAAACTGATCCGCATAATTGGGTAAATCAGCTAATAATTGATCTGCAACATTTTGAATCGCTTGTGCCTTTTCGTTTGAAAGTTTGCCTTCTAATTCATTGACCTTTGCGCAAGCTTTTTTGATATAAATTAAAGCTTCAATCACACTTAAGGGCATTTTTTCTGATCCGATATGGAAATTTTCTAAGCTTCTTTGCGTTTGTGCTCCCCATAAAGCTACTTCTGGCACTTTAATTTCACCCATCGAATCGCGTTCTATCCGGTACATTACAGACCCTCCTTTAGTGTCGCAACATTACTTTCAATAGCGGCTTGGGCCACATAGCGAGCTACTTGTTCCGCTACTTCTTTATTTAATGCATCTGGAATCACATAGTCTTCACGCAGTTCTTCTTCTGGAATCATATCGGCAATGGCTTGAGCAGCAGCAACTTTCATCGCTTTGTTAATCGTCGTTGCGCGCACAGACAAGGCACCTTTAAAAATACCAGGGAAAGCTAGTACATTGTTAATTTGGTTTGGAAAATCTGAACGCCCTGTTCCCATGACACGAACACCAGCTTCTTTCGCTTCTTCATACATCATTTCAGGAATCGGGTTCGCCATAGCAAAAATAATGGCATCGGCATTCATTGATTGTACCATTGGTTGGCTGACGATCCCCCCAACAGATACCCCAATTAAAATGTCAGCACCCTTCATAGCATCCGCTAAATCACCAGTTATCTGTTCAGGATTAGATTTTTGAGCTAATACTTTTTTGTGATCATCCATAGGCTCTGGACGATTCTCTGCTAGGATACCATGTTCATCACAAATAATGGCCTTCCCAATCCCCATATCCATTAGCATATTAATAATGGCTGTTCCAGCAGCACCAGGACCATTCAAAACCACCGTTACATCAGCTAACTGCTTACCGACTAGTTTTAAACTATTCATAATACCAGCCGCAACGACAATCGCTGTTCCATGTTGGTCGTCATGAAAAACAGGAATCGGCAATAGCTCATCCAAACGCTTTTCAATCTCAAAGCAACGTGGTGACGAAATATCTTCTAAATTAACGCCACCAAATGTTGGGGCTAGTAATTTTACGGTTTGAACGATTTCCTCAGGATCTTTCGTATCTAAACAAATCGGAAATGCATCCACACCTGCAAATTCTTTAAATAAAATGGCCTTGCCTTCCATAACTGGCATAGCTGCCTCTGGTCCAATGTCACCTAAACCTAAAACAGCCGTCCCATCCGTTACAACAGCGACTAAATTCCCTTTAGATGTATAGGTATACGCTTGTGTCACATCCTCAGTAATTCTTTTACACGGTTCTGCGACTCCTGGTGTGTAGGCAAGAGCCAAGTCTTCTCGACTATTAATCGTTACTTTACTTTCAACGGAAATTTTCCCTCTTTTTTCTTGGTGCAACGCTAAACTCTTCTCATTTGTATTCATTGTTCCACACCTTTCTATCAATCAGATTAGAATAAAGGAAGAGACCTCTCATGTATTTTACCAGAGGTCTCCACATAAATGTATGAATGGTTAAGAGAAAGTGATTTTTATTTCTTCAACCATTTTCTTAGCTCGGTCTGCTTGCATTTGTGCTAAATAGCTAGATAAACCGACATAGTTTCGAGGATCAATCATCGCTTTTACTTCCTCAGTCGTGAATTCACTTGAAATCAACGGATTAGCTATGAGGTTTGTATAGAAATCTTCTCCCTCTGCAGCTGTTTTCATGGCGATATCATACATTAAGGAATGGGCTTTATCTTTTCCTAGCTTGCTAGCTAGCTCCATCATGACATGCTCACAATTATCTAGGCCAGCGTTACGTAGCGCATTATGTAACATCCGATCTGGGTGAGGAACCATCGTTCGCGTAAGCTCTTCTGTCCTTAAAAGAATTTCTGTCGTTAATTGCAATACTTCTTCTAAGATACTATCAAACAACATGTACGAACTCCTATCACCTTCATAAGGTCTAACTGCTGAATACATACCGACTCCAGGTAGTGAGTATAACTTCCGTTGCCCAGGCTGCTATCAAACCTGTAATAATCCCACCAGCTGTACTAATATTCATTGTTTGAATACCTAAAACATTAATTTGTCCCCTTTGAGTCATCACTTCAGGTTCAGCCATTTTCCCTGTTAGTGTCAACCAACCGTTCATCGTAATAATTAACGTCAAGTAGCCGGTAACCGATGCAAAAGCTGCTATCCCTTTGTCCTTCTTACTCATCCCATAGGCTACACCCATTGCAAAAAGAAGAGGAATATTATCAAAAACGACACTAGCAATTGTTCTTATACTCACTAAAATAGCATTAACCATTTCGTTCCCTAAGAATGCAAATCGCTCAATCATGTAAGACTGGACTAACGCCCCACTAATTCCTAAAATCATCCCTACTGGCGCAAGTACACCAATGGGTAATAATAATGTCCGTCCAAATCGTTGAATCGATTCGCTCCATTTTCCTTTTTCAGCCATTCCACTAATCTCCTTTTATTGTTTTTTTCATGGTATCATGATTATGAAACCAGTAAAAGCGCTAACAAAACAGACTTTGCGACTTAAGTCATGGAAAATGATCTAAGTCATAAAAAATACGATAGGACGTTTTTTAACGTCCTATCGTATTTGTATTGTTTCAATTACTCATTGTTGAAAATCATACTGCCACATCTGCCATGGTTTTTTTGTTGGCGGAAGTGATCGCACTTTAATGGGTTCATTTTTTACAGGGTGGTCGAGCATGAGCGTATGTGCCCACAAGGCGATTTGTTCACCGACTTTGCTCAATTTAGCGCCGTATTTTTGATCGCCAAAAATAGGATGACCTATTGCTGATAATTGAACACGAATTTGGTGAGGCCTGCCAGTTTGCAGCTGGACTGCAAGTAGGCTCATCCCGTCTTTGCTTTCTAGCCACTCATAATCTAGAATAGCTTTTTTCCCTTTCGGATGATTGGCATCAACAACAGCTACTTGGTTTCGTTTACTGTCTTTGTGTAAATAATGAATAAGCCGCCCTTTTTTATGTCGAGGCTTTCCATGCACAACGGCTAGATACTTGCGTTCAACCACCTGTCGTCGCATCATATCTGACAACCGCGATGCTGCTTTAGAGGTTTTTGCAAATACCATAGCACCGCCGACTGGACGGTCGAGACGATGAACAAGTCCCAAGTAAACATTACCTGGTTTTTGATAACGGTCCTTGATGTCTTCTTTTAAAAGTGTGAGCACGTCTTTATCGCCACTCGCATCTTCTTGAACTGGAATATTAACTGGTTTTTCTACCAATAAAAGATGATTATCTTCATATAATATTGGCACTTTCATACAATCCTTCTCCCTTAGGCATAATGTATCTATCATAACATGAATCTAGAGCTTTTCCCTGTCTCTTTCAACAATCTTGGCTAGGGCACTAAAATTAATATTAAGAAATGGCTGACGCTATTTAAAAAAATGGATTAGAACGGTATCATAGTTATAAAATGAACGAAAAAAATACCGA
This genomic interval from Jeotgalibaca arthritidis contains the following:
- a CDS encoding RluA family pseudouridine synthase, with translation MKVPILYEDNHLLLVEKPVNIPVQEDASGDKDVLTLLKEDIKDRYQKPGNVYLGLVHRLDRPVGGAMVFAKTSKAASRLSDMMRRQVVERKYLAVVHGKPRHKKGRLIHYLHKDSKRNQVAVVDANHPKGKKAILDYEWLESKDGMSLLAVQLQTGRPHQIRVQLSAIGHPIFGDQKYGAKLSKVGEQIALWAHTLMLDHPVKNEPIKVRSLPPTKKPWQMWQYDFQQ